Within the Glycine soja cultivar W05 chromosome 3, ASM419377v2, whole genome shotgun sequence genome, the region CAAATGAATTAGTGTACCTAATCcttaattaatatatctaaCCTAGTTAAGTGATGAGCACAAAGATTCGATTCCTAAGAattcatatatttaatgttGTATTTCTAGGTACACTCAAACATCAACTAACAAGTTACAAGTAAGCCCGCCCAATTTGTAGAATATTTTCGTCAATGAACGGGTACAACAACGGTGACACTTCAGAGTATTTTTAATGGTGACATTTACCAAAATTTCTTAACCAGTTACAGTTTTAAAAACAAACtattattcttataattaaaaatatagccAGGAACACACCTTTTGGACACACTCCTTTAAGTATATTATCTTATATgggttaatatttattaaaaattacaaaattttatgttttcattctatttaatgattctttttatttattttataatttcattcaattttaattaataaaaatatattaataggaGTATGTTAGAAACACAAacactttttctaattaaaatatatggaaTTAATTCCATCACTTTTATCTAGAATTAATCAagtaatctttaaaaaatgaagtaataaagtgcttaaataaaattaagtcaGACGTTTTTTTCAAATGGGGtacaaagtaaaataaaaagaattgacCCAAAAATGGTCTTAATAAACTCTTTGTACAAAGTCTAACAAATAACGATCGTTAGCATCTCACAAAACATGTGGTACAACTCTTCCAAAGATTTTTGGGAGTGGAGAGAAAGCACACTTGTCCATTGTCCAAGGTGGGATAAGTTGTTGGATATTCGCGAGTAAGGCTAAATTTGTCATCCTcttgtatattttaaattttaagtaaactATTACACAGATTAaatcattatattttctttttctgcatTTTAGCCGTGCCCGCTcaacatgattttattatgtCTTTGAGCGTGATGATTAGTTCATTCGAAGATTTGATTAAGTAAATAAGTACATAATCAAGtaagtaatataatttaaataacattaaaaaaaagtcacttTAGAATACAAATACAAAAGACCTTTAAacatttcatatatatttaaagtAGATTAAGAAATTTAAGCATTTTTGTTATATCCAAATAAATGGTTTTTTACCAAACAATTTGTCTCATTGAAGAAACCATAAAGGGACCACTAATGAGATTTTGGCAAGAAACGATTTGCACATTTGTTTGTCAAGTGAGTCAATTTCAACACAAAAAGTCAAATAGAAGGTGGACAAGGGTTACGTAGATTCAGTTAGAAGTTGggcgaaaaaaagaaaaaaagtggtaGGAGAGACAAATGTGAGAGAGCatgattgaagaaaaagatgCGGTGGTGGGAGAGCCACAGAATCAGGAACGTTCCACGTGTCAAAGTGGACACCAGGAGCTCCGAAATGTGGTAGCGCATTAATGACGTGGCATTCCTGGGcaaaataaatatctaattGGCTGAGTGGACCCATGGCGGAGAATGGGACACGTCTGCACTCCGCTGTTTTGACGGAATGGAGTGAGAGTCATGAGATTCACATGACAAGATATTTTCTAGGATTTTCGCGGTTGAAGGCCGTTTCAAAATTGcgaaattctctctctctctctctctctgcctcCACTCAATTCAGCCAACTTTTCAGATATTTTCACTGCTCAACTTAAGACTAAGCATGAGGTgccttttccttcttctttcttttcttggcCTCCAATTAGGGCTTTGACATTTCTTGCTGTTATAGTGTGGTGTTTTGATTAATGCAGCCGCAACTTGTTTGAAAATGGGTCTAGTGGCGGCTGACAAGGGTTCGATGCAGACCCAAGAGGAACAGAGCGACAATGCCTCCGCTGTTCAGTGGGAACGCTTTCTGCCTCGGATGGTGCTTCGGGTCTTGCTTGTCGAAGCTGATGATTCTACTCGACAGATCATTTCTGCACTTCTCCATAAATGCAGTTACAAaggttcttttcttttcttctttaaataTGTTTCTGAAGGAAATATAAACCACCTTTCTTTCCTCTTAAACATGTTTAATAATAGAACACAAGTAGTTAATTCAATAACAACGTTTTCAAAAATTCACTTCTCCTTCAACGAGGAAAGCAGCGTTTCCTGTTTTTGAGGTCATTCCACATCGAACTGCATTTTTTGTTATCCATGCATGTAAAGTAGAATCGTGGAGAAAAACATTGAGGCTATGTATGTATCTCTAACGTCATCAAATTGCTTCATCACAAATATAGTAATTGGTAAGTCAAACATAACAGCAACAAATGGATAAAACCCCAACAGCGTTATTTTCGAGAGACGAGGATCAAGGTAACGGCACTCGTTAATCAGGGGAAAGGAACGGTTGGAGAGGGTTTCTGAACTTACAGTTTTAGAGGTTTGATCTAACTGGCTATCAATCTGGTTTGATCCACTTACAGCTTTATGTGGTCGTTTTCCAGCATGCCCAGCTTAGCCAAGTAATTCACGCGTGCATTAGCTGAAGAACATGATCCACCTTCACTTTGTTATGAGAAAATCAATCTTCAAAATGACCTTTCGACCTAGAAgcttaatttaagttaaaaaaaaaaaaaaaaaactaatcacaGTGCACATGCactaaataatgttttttaattaaatattatgggTAGCTTTGCTCATGAAAATGTGTGGTGTTTGATTTATGTATTGCGTAGTGTAGGCACTGTATATGTTAATTCCTTCCAAGCTAGTGTGTGAAagataaatttatctttaagcTCAAGATGCTTATGAACTTCTTAATGGTAATTTTTACATGCAGTTGTCGCATTTTGTGACGGCTTAAAGGCATGGGAGACATTGAAGAACAAACCATCTGACATAGATCTCATATTAACAGAAGTGGATTTGCCATCAATATCTGGATTCTCACTTCTTACTTTAATCATGGAGCATGACATTTGCAAAAACATTCCCGTCATAAGTATGTGTTGACTTGGTACTGTGTAGCCTTAATTATTAGTAGTTAGATGTGGCTAATGGACTCAAATTTGTCTCAACTCCTTATGGTTTTGCAGTGATGTCTTCTCATGATTCCGTTAGCATGGTACTCAAATGCATGTTAAAAGGTGCAGCTGATTTTCTTATAAAACCTGTTCGCAGGAATGAGCTAAGAAACTTGTGGCAGCATGTATGGAGAAGGCACGCCGTATGTCATATGCTTCAATTTTATTCTGGCAACCTTCTGATGTTTCTTTTGTCTGTTAGTAACTTATatttacttttcttattttaattttatattttttatacagatAAGCAGGCCTCCTCAAAATTTTACACTACCAGAGATTGAAATTGGTTTTGCTGCAGAAAACCATGCTGCAAGCAATGACTCTAGTGGTTCTGTGGCTTCTACAGCAAAAAATGGTGAATGCAGCGAGAAAACAAGTGAGGCTCAAGTAAGTTTTTCCTCCCCTGGCCCCTAAACCTTCACTGGAATGTTAGATATGTCAATTTCTCAGATTTCAGCGTGTTAGGTGTGAAACAGCGGTTAACTTTTAATTGTCCTGATTTAATTTCTGAAGTTTTATCTACACTTTCATTGCTTGACCTGAGAAACATACAAAGACATAAACCTAGGATCCCTTGTACAATATGATGCCAATCTTCTCCCAACTAGGGAAATTTTCCTTTCTAGGTTAGGCTGGCTTCATGAAACTTCACAtagaaactgcatgttttgccaACTCCTGTGCAGAGCACTTGTACATCGCCATTTTTGGAAGCTGAGAGTACATACTTGGAAAATATGCAGGATATATCGCAGCTGAAGAGGTCTTCAAATTTGAGCAATATTGACACGGTGAAGCATGAAAATTCTACCAAATGTGAAAGGGAATCAGATAAGCATAATGATGAAGCTGGAGGTGTGcaactttcttttatttcttacttttgCTCAAATTTTTTAcccttattttgtttcttagtgACAGTTAGCTTGTATTGCAGAGAAATCACTGTTTGTATCAGAAGATTCAAGGTGCAACAAAACTTTTAAACCAACAGGTTTAAGGCTAGGTCAAGGCTATGAATGCTGTGAAACGAGAAATCAAGATGTAGTTCTAAAAATAGAGTTGATCAAATCCAATCCTGAAATTAATACAGATATTCATGGATGCAGTGATGAACTGGTAGATCCTTATACCGGGGCCATTGACTTGATTGCTACATTCAAGAATCTTCCAAAGAGCACTGATGAAAAATGTAGTTTCAGTAGTGGTAACACTGCCaagtttgattttgatacaCAATTGGAACTTTCTTTAAGAAGAAGAGATTTTCCTGGAAGCTCATGTAAAGCTGCATCTGAGGAAAGGCAATTATTGAACCATTCAAATGCTTCTGCCTTTTCTAGGTGAGTTCACTATTTGGTTgtgattttttaattcttattgaAGTATTGAAGATTGGTGTTGTACAAAGCTTTCCTTGTTCTAACAAAGTAACATTCAGCAAAATGAAGTTTATCTTTGGTTtctataatttgttttatacaTCTTCTTTCTAGTGTCTTTCTTATTTTTGCTTATGTTGTTCTACATGTCGGACTAATGGTGTTAAAAGCTGACTAAATGGTGATATCATATGGACTAAAACAATTGACACCAGATATATTGTTGTGTTTTATCCTCAGTCATCAGCAACTTAAATAGTACttcacaaaatttgaaagcctgaattttttttggagGAGGGGAGGAGGGTGTGCTGACCTATACATAACTGTACTTTTTCTCTAGGTCAAGAAATCAGTATCAATTCTTGCATTCCAAAGCATGTTTGCTATTGCACTTCTCAAAAATACGTTAGAGAATTTCTGATGTGATAAAATCCTTATCTGCAGGTATAGTAGTAGTAAGTTGTTGCAGCCCCTTTTTCCAACACCATCAACTATCTCTGCTAAATTAACAAATTCCAGTCTGAGTTCTCATGAATCCCATAAATTCTCAGAAAATGCATCTACTTCTCATCAATATGGtggaaaaaatcaaaatcaggaGAAAATTATCACTCCAGTCATTGGTCAGTCTGGACAAGTTGATCCAAAATTACCAAACAGTCAACTTGGATATTTTCCTGCTACAGGGGTTACTTCTGATCACAAGTCTACAGGAAATGGAAATGTCTTCCCTTCTATGCTTTATGCAGAATCAGGTGTCCATCCCATATGGACTCCAAAATCAGTGTGCCAGAAAGAAAGTTCTCCATTTCCCACAATCACTTCATCCCAGTCCAATCCTCAAAGTCACAACTCAGAATGTCATCTCTGGTCGGAAGATTCAACCCATGCTtctgataaaaatttaaatgatcaaattaatttGGATTGTGAGACACATGACTCTCCTGATGCTAGTCAGAGTGCTGGTACTAGTTTTTTCCACGACACAGCAAATCATAATAGTAGCGGTGTATACAGAAGCATGGGCTGCAGAAGTGA harbors:
- the LOC114407840 gene encoding two-component response regulator-like PRR95 isoform X1, with protein sequence MGLVAADKGSMQTQEEQSDNASAVQWERFLPRMVLRVLLVEADDSTRQIISALLHKCSYKVVAFCDGLKAWETLKNKPSDIDLILTEVDLPSISGFSLLTLIMEHDICKNIPVIMMSSHDSVSMVLKCMLKGAADFLIKPVRRNELRNLWQHVWRRHAISRPPQNFTLPEIEIGFAAENHAASNDSSGSVASTAKNGECSEKTSEAQSTCTSPFLEAESTYLENMQDISQLKRSSNLSNIDTVKHENSTKCERESDKHNDEAGEKSLFVSEDSRCNKTFKPTGLRLGQGYECCETRNQDVVLKIELIKSNPEINTDIHGCSDELVDPYTGAIDLIATFKNLPKSTDEKCSFSSGNTAKFDFDTQLELSLRRRDFPGSSCKAASEERQLLNHSNASAFSRYSSSKLLQPLFPTPSTISAKLTNSSLSSHESHKFSENASTSHQYGGKNQNQEKIITPVIGQSGQVDPKLPNSQLGYFPATGVTSDHKSTGNGNVFPSMLYAESGVHPIWTPKSVCQKESSPFPTITSSQSNPQSHNSECHLWSEDSTHASDKNLNDQINLDCETHDSPDASQSAGTSFFHDTANHNSSGVYRSMGCRSDGNATSAKVAKESHGSFIDSGHCSYDGFIGTDSHRTSHREAALTKFRLKRKDRCYEKKVRYQSRKRLAEQRPRVKGQFVRQVQDDHPVADVGGGS
- the LOC114407840 gene encoding two-component response regulator-like APRR5 isoform X2; the encoded protein is MGLVAADKGSMQTQEEQSDNASAVQWERFLPRMVLRVLLVEADDSTRQIISALLHKCSYKVVAFCDGLKAWETLKNKPSDIDLILTEVDLPSISGFSLLTLIMEHDICKNIPVIMMSSHDSVSMVLKCMLKGAADFLIKPVRRNELRNLWQHVWRRHAISRPPQNFTLPEIEIGFAAENHAASNDSSGSVASTAKNGECSEKTSEAQDISQLKRSSNLSNIDTVKHENSTKCERESDKHNDEAGEKSLFVSEDSRCNKTFKPTGLRLGQGYECCETRNQDVVLKIELIKSNPEINTDIHGCSDELVDPYTGAIDLIATFKNLPKSTDEKCSFSSGNTAKFDFDTQLELSLRRRDFPGSSCKAASEERQLLNHSNASAFSRYSSSKLLQPLFPTPSTISAKLTNSSLSSHESHKFSENASTSHQYGGKNQNQEKIITPVIGQSGQVDPKLPNSQLGYFPATGVTSDHKSTGNGNVFPSMLYAESGVHPIWTPKSVCQKESSPFPTITSSQSNPQSHNSECHLWSEDSTHASDKNLNDQINLDCETHDSPDASQSAGTSFFHDTANHNSSGVYRSMGCRSDGNATSAKVAKESHGSFIDSGHCSYDGFIGTDSHRTSHREAALTKFRLKRKDRCYEKKVRYQSRKRLAEQRPRVKGQFVRQVQDDHPVADVGGGS